One stretch of Bombina bombina isolate aBomBom1 chromosome 7, aBomBom1.pri, whole genome shotgun sequence DNA includes these proteins:
- the EIF3D gene encoding eukaryotic translation initiation factor 3 subunit D isoform X2, whose product MAKFHAPVINDNPLGWGPCSVPDQFKDMPYQPFSKGDRLGKVADWTGATYQDKRYTNKYSSQFGGGSQYAYFHEEDETSFQLVDTTKMQKTAYQKNRLRFAQRNLRRDKDRRNMLQFNMQTLPKSAKQKERDRLRLQKKFQKQFGVRQKWDQKSQLKPRDSSVEVRSDWEVKEEMDFQRLMKMRYLEVSDPLDIECCGAVEFYDKAFDRITTRSERPLKSIKRIFHTVTTTDDPVIRKLAKTQGNVFATDAILATLMCSTRSVNSWDIIVQRVGSKIFFDKRDNSDFDLLTVSETANEPPQDEVNSLNSPRNLAMEATYINHNFSQQCLRIGQEKYKFPNSNPFVEDDVDKNEVASVAYRYRRWKLGDDIDLVVRCEHDGVMTGANGEVSFVNIKTLNEWDSRHCNGVDWRQKLDSQRGAVIATELKNNSYKLARWTCCAMLAGSEYLKLGYVSRYHVKDSSRHVILGTQQFKPSEFANQINLSMENAWGILRCVVDICMKLDEGKYLILKDPNKQVIRIYSLPDGTFSSDEDEDDDDDDDDDDVEEEES is encoded by the exons ATGGCAAAGTTTCATGCTCCGGTGATAAATGATAACCCGCTTGGATGGGGGCCTTGCTCTGTGCCCGATCAGTTTAAGGATATGCCATACCAGCCGTTCAGCAAAGGAGATCGACTGGGCAAG GTTGCTGACTGGACGGGAGCTACGTACCAGGACAAGAGATACACCA ATAAATACTCGTCTCAGTTTGGCGGCGGCAGTCAGTATGCCTACTTTCATGAAGAGGACGAGACCAGCTTCCAACTTGTTGACACTACCAAGATGCAGAAGACTGCGTACCAGAAGAACAGACTGCGATTTGCCCAG cgtAATTTGCGTCGAGATAAAGACAGGCGAAATATGCTTCAGTTCAATATGCAGACACTGCCTAAAAGTGCTAAGCAGAAGGAGAG GGATCGTCTTAGACTTCAAAAGAAATTCCAGAAGCAGTTTGGAGTGCGGCAAAAATGGGACCAGAAATCTCAG TTAAAACCACGTGATTCCTCTGTAGAGGTCAGAAGCGACTGGGAGGTGAAAGAGGAGATGGATTTTCAGAGGCTGATGAAGATGCGTTACCTGGAGGTTTCTGATCCGTTGGACAT AGAGTGCTGTGGAGCTGTGGAGTTCTACGATAAAGCCTTTGACCGAATCACCACCAGGAGCGAGAGACCTTTAAAGAGCATCAAAAGAATATTCCACACTGTGACCACCACAGACGATCCCGTTATCCGCAAG CTTGCCAAGACCCAGGGCAACGTCTTTGCCACAGATGCCATCCTTGCCACACTCATGTGCAGTACACGATCTGTTAATTCCTGGGACATCATTGTGCAAAGAGTGGGGTCCAAGATCTTCTTCGATAAGAGAGACAACTCTGACTTTG ATTTGCTTACTGTCAGCGAAACTGCAAATGAACCTCCTCAGGATGAAGTAAACTCCTTGAATTCCCCCCGAAATCTGGCTATGGAAGCCACTTATATCAATCACAACTTCTCCCAGCAGTGCCTGCGAATT GGACAAGAAAAATACAAATTTCCCAACTCGAACCCCTTCGTAGAAGATGACGTTGATAAGAATGAGGTGGCATCTGTTGCATACAG GTACCGCCGTTGGAAGCTTGGAGATGATATTGACCTTGTGGTGCGGTGTGAACATGACGGTGTAATGACTGGAGCCAATGGGGAGGTTTCCTTTGTTAACATCAAGACGCTTAATGAGTGGGACTCTAGG CACTGCAATGGTGTAGACTGGCGTCAGAAGCTGGATTCCCAGAGAGGAGCTGTGATTGCTACAGAGCTAAAGAATAACAGCTACAAGCTGGCCCGTTGGACCTGCTGTGCCATGCTCGCTGGATCAGAGTACCTGAAATTGGG CTATGTGTCTCGTTACCATGTGAAGGATTCCTCCCGCCATGTGATTCTGGGCACCCAACAGTTCAAACCAAGCGAGTTTGCCAACCAGATTAACCTGAGCATGGAGAATGCCTGGGGCATCCTGCGCTGTGTGGTGGACATCTGCATGAAGCTAGACGAGGGCAAATATCTCATTTTGAAAGACCCCAACAAG CAAGTTATTCGCATCTACAGCCTCCCTGACGGCACGTTCAGCTCTGATGAGGACGAGGATGATGATGACGACGACGATGATGATGACGTTGAAG AGGAAGAGAGCTGA
- the EIF3D gene encoding eukaryotic translation initiation factor 3 subunit D isoform X1 gives MAKFHAPVINDNPLGWGPCSVPDQFKDMPYQPFSKGDRLGKVADWTGATYQDKRYTNKYSSQFGGGSQYAYFHEEDETSFQLVDTTKMQKTAYQKNRLRFAQRNLRRDKDRRNMLQFNMQTLPKSAKQKERDRLRLQKKFQKQFGVRQKWDQKSQTQLKPRDSSVEVRSDWEVKEEMDFQRLMKMRYLEVSDPLDIECCGAVEFYDKAFDRITTRSERPLKSIKRIFHTVTTTDDPVIRKLAKTQGNVFATDAILATLMCSTRSVNSWDIIVQRVGSKIFFDKRDNSDFDLLTVSETANEPPQDEVNSLNSPRNLAMEATYINHNFSQQCLRIGQEKYKFPNSNPFVEDDVDKNEVASVAYRYRRWKLGDDIDLVVRCEHDGVMTGANGEVSFVNIKTLNEWDSRHCNGVDWRQKLDSQRGAVIATELKNNSYKLARWTCCAMLAGSEYLKLGYVSRYHVKDSSRHVILGTQQFKPSEFANQINLSMENAWGILRCVVDICMKLDEGKYLILKDPNKQVIRIYSLPDGTFSSDEDEDDDDDDDDDDVEEEES, from the exons ATGGCAAAGTTTCATGCTCCGGTGATAAATGATAACCCGCTTGGATGGGGGCCTTGCTCTGTGCCCGATCAGTTTAAGGATATGCCATACCAGCCGTTCAGCAAAGGAGATCGACTGGGCAAG GTTGCTGACTGGACGGGAGCTACGTACCAGGACAAGAGATACACCA ATAAATACTCGTCTCAGTTTGGCGGCGGCAGTCAGTATGCCTACTTTCATGAAGAGGACGAGACCAGCTTCCAACTTGTTGACACTACCAAGATGCAGAAGACTGCGTACCAGAAGAACAGACTGCGATTTGCCCAG cgtAATTTGCGTCGAGATAAAGACAGGCGAAATATGCTTCAGTTCAATATGCAGACACTGCCTAAAAGTGCTAAGCAGAAGGAGAG GGATCGTCTTAGACTTCAAAAGAAATTCCAGAAGCAGTTTGGAGTGCGGCAAAAATGGGACCAGAAATCTCAG ACGCAGTTAAAACCACGTGATTCCTCTGTAGAGGTCAGAAGCGACTGGGAGGTGAAAGAGGAGATGGATTTTCAGAGGCTGATGAAGATGCGTTACCTGGAGGTTTCTGATCCGTTGGACAT AGAGTGCTGTGGAGCTGTGGAGTTCTACGATAAAGCCTTTGACCGAATCACCACCAGGAGCGAGAGACCTTTAAAGAGCATCAAAAGAATATTCCACACTGTGACCACCACAGACGATCCCGTTATCCGCAAG CTTGCCAAGACCCAGGGCAACGTCTTTGCCACAGATGCCATCCTTGCCACACTCATGTGCAGTACACGATCTGTTAATTCCTGGGACATCATTGTGCAAAGAGTGGGGTCCAAGATCTTCTTCGATAAGAGAGACAACTCTGACTTTG ATTTGCTTACTGTCAGCGAAACTGCAAATGAACCTCCTCAGGATGAAGTAAACTCCTTGAATTCCCCCCGAAATCTGGCTATGGAAGCCACTTATATCAATCACAACTTCTCCCAGCAGTGCCTGCGAATT GGACAAGAAAAATACAAATTTCCCAACTCGAACCCCTTCGTAGAAGATGACGTTGATAAGAATGAGGTGGCATCTGTTGCATACAG GTACCGCCGTTGGAAGCTTGGAGATGATATTGACCTTGTGGTGCGGTGTGAACATGACGGTGTAATGACTGGAGCCAATGGGGAGGTTTCCTTTGTTAACATCAAGACGCTTAATGAGTGGGACTCTAGG CACTGCAATGGTGTAGACTGGCGTCAGAAGCTGGATTCCCAGAGAGGAGCTGTGATTGCTACAGAGCTAAAGAATAACAGCTACAAGCTGGCCCGTTGGACCTGCTGTGCCATGCTCGCTGGATCAGAGTACCTGAAATTGGG CTATGTGTCTCGTTACCATGTGAAGGATTCCTCCCGCCATGTGATTCTGGGCACCCAACAGTTCAAACCAAGCGAGTTTGCCAACCAGATTAACCTGAGCATGGAGAATGCCTGGGGCATCCTGCGCTGTGTGGTGGACATCTGCATGAAGCTAGACGAGGGCAAATATCTCATTTTGAAAGACCCCAACAAG CAAGTTATTCGCATCTACAGCCTCCCTGACGGCACGTTCAGCTCTGATGAGGACGAGGATGATGATGACGACGACGATGATGATGACGTTGAAG AGGAAGAGAGCTGA